One window of the Leucobacter komagatae genome contains the following:
- a CDS encoding arginase family protein: MAEPTRAKYLLMPEWQGSASSRAMLITDGAAHLREDLPPTARFDVPVPQQAGDSLGTPVARLSSVVAARDAAREILHGTEEPAITLGGDCASTLAGLDRAVERDPSVAVLWFDAHPDLQHPSTSPSGAASGMALRHALGQGIGDLNGAHPVEPARVLLIGAREVDPEEAQAIDELGLRAIPASTESPAEAIAGWLAEVGATSVYVHIDLDVLDPAEFAAVHSPVPFGLSVSDLAGAVRAAIAQAPLAGAAICEFAPASAEIAADDSPTVLRLLAALVSGGTR, from the coding sequence ATGGCTGAGCCGACCAGAGCGAAGTATCTGTTGATGCCCGAGTGGCAGGGCTCGGCGTCCTCGCGCGCGATGCTCATCACCGACGGGGCCGCTCACCTCCGAGAGGATCTCCCGCCCACGGCCCGTTTCGACGTGCCCGTGCCGCAGCAGGCTGGCGATTCGCTCGGCACACCCGTCGCGCGCCTGAGCTCGGTCGTCGCGGCGCGCGACGCCGCACGCGAGATCCTTCACGGCACTGAGGAGCCCGCAATCACGCTCGGCGGGGACTGTGCGTCGACGCTCGCGGGCCTCGACCGCGCGGTCGAGCGCGACCCGAGCGTCGCCGTGCTCTGGTTCGATGCGCACCCCGATTTGCAGCATCCGAGCACGTCGCCCTCTGGCGCGGCCTCTGGCATGGCGCTGCGCCACGCCCTCGGGCAGGGCATCGGCGACCTCAACGGCGCGCACCCGGTAGAGCCGGCGCGAGTGTTGCTCATCGGGGCCCGCGAGGTCGATCCCGAGGAGGCGCAGGCGATTGACGAGCTCGGGTTGCGAGCTATTCCGGCGTCGACCGAGAGCCCCGCGGAGGCGATTGCCGGTTGGCTCGCTGAAGTGGGAGCGACGAGTGTCTACGTGCACATCGATCTCGACGTGCTCGACCCCGCCGAGTTCGCTGCGGTGCACTCCCCCGTGCCGTTCGGCCTTTCGGTTTCCGACCTCGCGGGCGCCGTGCGGGCCGCCATCGCTCAGGCCCCGCTCGCCGGCGCGGCGATCTGCGAGTTCGCCCCGGCGTCCGCCGAGATCGCGGCAGACGACTCACCGACGGTGCTCCGACTGCTCGCGGCCCTCGTCTCAGGGGGCACCAGGTGA
- a CDS encoding ABC transporter permease, whose protein sequence is MTRFIIGRAGLLALAWLVASVLIFATLRILPGDVAQVIGGTQASPAQVEALREQLGLNRPLFAQYVDWIGGVLRFDLGHSVVTGTEISSELAEKAEVTIPLTIMSLAVVLLVALPLGVFAAYRNSTTLGQLVSASSVLASAIPVVWAGLLGTLVLSSWLGWLPSQGFPQDGWERPFQAFRSLVLPALTIGLIEGAILFRLVRSATLRALDADHVRTAMSQGNSRLRALLTQGLPGVGLSIISMLGLQAAALLVGAVVVEQLFSLPGLGTMLVSDVGERDLPKVQSTLLVLTSVILVMGALVDVVHRIIDPRLRAEGEE, encoded by the coding sequence GTGACGCGATTCATCATTGGCCGCGCAGGCCTCCTGGCTCTCGCCTGGCTCGTCGCGAGCGTACTCATCTTCGCAACGTTGCGAATTCTTCCGGGCGACGTCGCCCAGGTCATTGGCGGCACCCAGGCATCCCCGGCCCAGGTCGAGGCGCTGCGCGAGCAGCTGGGCCTGAACCGACCGCTGTTCGCCCAGTACGTCGACTGGATCGGCGGCGTGCTGCGCTTCGATCTCGGGCACTCCGTCGTCACGGGAACAGAGATCTCCTCCGAACTCGCCGAGAAGGCGGAGGTCACCATTCCGCTGACGATCATGTCGCTCGCCGTCGTCTTGCTCGTGGCGCTGCCGCTCGGGGTGTTCGCCGCGTACCGCAATTCGACGACGCTCGGGCAGCTCGTGTCGGCCTCGAGCGTGCTCGCCTCCGCGATCCCTGTCGTGTGGGCGGGCCTCCTCGGCACGCTGGTGCTCTCGTCGTGGCTCGGGTGGCTGCCGTCCCAGGGGTTCCCGCAAGACGGGTGGGAGCGGCCGTTCCAAGCGTTCCGGTCACTCGTGCTGCCCGCCCTCACGATCGGCCTCATCGAGGGCGCGATCCTCTTCCGGCTCGTGCGAAGCGCGACGCTGCGCGCGCTCGACGCTGACCACGTGCGCACCGCGATGTCGCAGGGGAACTCCAGGCTCCGCGCGCTCCTCACGCAGGGGCTCCCGGGCGTCGGGCTGTCGATCATCTCGATGCTTGGCCTCCAGGCGGCGGCGCTGCTCGTCGGTGCCGTCGTCGTCGAGCAGCTGTTCAGCCTCCCGGGCCTCGGCACAATGCTCGTTTCCGACGTCGGCGAGCGCGACCTCCCGAAGGTCCAGTCGACGCTCTTGGTACTCACCTCCGTGATTCTCGTCATGGGGGCTCTCGTCGATGTGGTGCACCGCATCATCGACCCGCGGCTCCGGGCGGAGGGCGAAGAATGA
- a CDS encoding ABC transporter permease produces MKTLRKVMRKPVGVFAVGVLVLVACVSIASYFWLPQDPNHATGNVWLPPSGEHWLGTDGSGRDIASRLIAGSRVSFGVALGTGALASLIGFVLALLGGLGGRPVREVVAVGIDVLVAFPTTLLAIMLTAVFGSGIPIVVAALGVAFGVSMGRVLRAEFRQVQGADFVVAAQVAGLSRTRILFRHLIPSVLPVYIVQVTWTMGTAVLAEASLSYLGFGAPKDVPSWGGMLASTQRFVSVYPETVVWPGLAITVTVLAFFLFGDQLRDALDMREPADETAEVPR; encoded by the coding sequence ATGAAGACGCTCCGAAAAGTCATGCGAAAGCCCGTCGGTGTTTTCGCGGTCGGCGTGCTTGTGCTCGTCGCCTGCGTGTCGATCGCCTCGTACTTCTGGCTGCCACAAGACCCGAACCACGCGACCGGCAACGTGTGGCTGCCACCGTCGGGCGAGCACTGGCTCGGCACCGACGGCAGCGGCCGCGACATCGCATCACGCCTCATCGCCGGCAGCCGCGTCTCCTTCGGGGTCGCGCTGGGCACCGGCGCACTCGCGAGCCTCATCGGCTTCGTGCTCGCGCTGCTCGGCGGGCTCGGGGGGCGCCCAGTCCGCGAGGTTGTGGCGGTCGGCATCGACGTGCTCGTCGCGTTCCCGACCACGCTCCTCGCGATCATGCTCACCGCGGTCTTCGGCAGTGGCATTCCGATCGTCGTCGCCGCGCTCGGGGTCGCGTTCGGCGTCTCCATGGGGCGCGTACTGCGCGCCGAGTTCCGGCAGGTGCAGGGCGCCGACTTCGTGGTCGCCGCCCAGGTCGCCGGGCTCTCGCGCACCCGGATCCTGTTCCGCCACCTCATCCCGAGCGTGCTCCCCGTCTACATCGTGCAGGTCACCTGGACGATGGGCACGGCGGTGCTCGCTGAGGCGAGCCTGAGCTACCTCGGGTTCGGCGCCCCGAAAGACGTGCCCTCATGGGGCGGAATGCTCGCGTCGACGCAGCGCTTCGTGTCCGTCTACCCGGAGACCGTGGTGTGGCCGGGCCTTGCGATCACGGTCACGGTGCTCGCGTTCTTCCTGTTTGGCGACCAGCTTCGAGACGCGCTCGACATGCGCGAGCCTGCCGATGAGACCGCGGAGGTGCCCCGGTGA
- a CDS encoding metal-dependent transcriptional regulator, with the protein MSVENITASMQNYLKVIWSLEEWSDTPITNSAIAESAGVRLSTVSDALRKLADSGLIDHQRYGTVTLTDEGRELAVVMTRRHRLLETFLVRVLDYSWDEVHDEADRLEHAVSDELVNRIDRVLDYPTRDPHGDPIPSADGLVHKPVAQLLTDIEAPCKVRVERISDADPEMLQYFASRGIIVDAELEILEGEPYSETTAVAVAGTGQQVLLGKAASNSVWASPLA; encoded by the coding sequence GTGAGTGTTGAGAACATCACTGCGAGTATGCAGAACTATCTCAAGGTGATCTGGAGCCTTGAAGAGTGGTCGGATACCCCGATCACGAATTCGGCGATCGCTGAGTCTGCCGGGGTGCGGCTGTCAACGGTCTCGGACGCGCTGCGCAAGCTCGCGGATTCGGGGCTGATCGACCACCAGCGCTACGGCACCGTGACGCTGACCGACGAGGGGCGCGAGCTCGCCGTCGTGATGACCCGCAGGCACCGGCTGCTGGAGACGTTCCTCGTGCGCGTGCTCGACTACTCGTGGGACGAGGTGCACGACGAGGCAGACAGGCTCGAGCACGCGGTGTCTGATGAGCTCGTGAACCGGATCGATCGCGTGCTCGACTACCCAACGCGCGACCCCCACGGCGACCCGATCCCGAGCGCTGACGGTCTCGTGCACAAGCCCGTGGCGCAGCTGCTCACCGATATTGAGGCGCCGTGCAAGGTGCGCGTCGAGCGCATCTCTGACGCTGACCCCGAGATGCTGCAGTACTTCGCATCGCGCGGCATCATCGTCGACGCCGAACTCGAGATACTCGAGGGCGAGCCCTACTCCGAGACCACAGCCGTTGCCGTCGCCGGGACCGGGCAGCAGGTGCTGCTCGGCAAGGCGGCATCGAACTCCGTCTGGGCCTCGCCGCTCGCCTGA
- a CDS encoding GNAT family N-acetyltransferase, translating into MARYLTEADAAEAGITIVHEPEAQRFAVYQQTETGSQVVGEAHYSFPRESVVDFDHTLVDGSLRGTGLSGLLARRALTSDIAAANRVQASCWFIEGYIAKHPELLSQAE; encoded by the coding sequence ATGGCACGTTACCTCACAGAAGCGGATGCGGCCGAGGCCGGCATCACCATCGTCCACGAGCCCGAGGCGCAGCGCTTCGCGGTGTACCAGCAGACCGAGACCGGCTCACAGGTCGTCGGCGAAGCCCACTACTCGTTTCCGCGCGAGAGCGTCGTCGACTTCGACCACACGCTGGTCGACGGGTCGCTCCGCGGCACGGGCCTCTCGGGTCTGCTCGCGCGCCGAGCGCTCACCTCCGACATCGCGGCCGCGAACCGCGTGCAGGCCTCGTGCTGGTTCATCGAGGGCTACATCGCGAAGCACCCCGAACTGCTCAGCCAGGCCGAGTAA
- a CDS encoding DUF3097 family protein, which translates to MFDNRYDNDPIAQMKPRRGPVERAEVELIKGLVVEHSLTEFCGAVVDARDGVLKLEDFDGAVRGFPLSDAFLVDGKPVKFVPPKRAKVRQRTASGSFAAPLERARVAMPSRIFVEGKHDAELVEQVWGDDLRIEGIVVELLDGADHLERVLAEFKPGPGRRAGVLLDHLVTGSKETRIAEAIERGPHGGHVRIVGHPYIDIWEAVKPARLGLTEWPKIPRGIDWKTGICRALGWPSDDLADTAEAWQRIRGRVRNFRDLEPQLVGRVEELIDFVSVGH; encoded by the coding sequence GTGTTCGACAACCGCTACGACAACGACCCGATCGCCCAGATGAAGCCGCGCCGCGGCCCTGTCGAGCGCGCCGAGGTGGAGCTCATCAAGGGCCTCGTCGTCGAGCACAGCCTCACCGAGTTCTGTGGCGCCGTCGTTGACGCCCGCGATGGCGTGCTGAAGCTTGAAGACTTTGACGGCGCCGTGCGCGGCTTTCCGCTCTCAGACGCCTTCCTCGTCGACGGCAAGCCCGTGAAGTTCGTGCCGCCCAAGCGCGCCAAGGTGCGGCAGCGCACCGCCTCCGGCTCGTTTGCGGCGCCGCTCGAGCGGGCGCGCGTCGCGATGCCGAGCCGCATCTTCGTCGAGGGCAAGCACGACGCCGAGCTCGTCGAGCAGGTCTGGGGTGACGACCTTCGCATCGAGGGCATCGTCGTCGAACTCCTTGACGGCGCGGATCACCTTGAGCGGGTGCTCGCCGAGTTCAAGCCGGGCCCGGGTCGCCGCGCCGGCGTGCTGCTTGACCACCTCGTCACCGGTTCGAAAGAGACGCGGATCGCGGAGGCGATCGAGCGCGGCCCGCACGGCGGCCACGTGCGCATCGTCGGCCACCCGTACATTGACATTTGGGAGGCCGTGAAGCCGGCTCGGCTCGGGCTCACCGAGTGGCCGAAGATTCCGCGCGGCATCGACTGGAAGACGGGCATCTGCCGCGCGCTCGGGTGGCCGTCGGACGACCTCGCCGACACCGCGGAGGCGTGGCAGCGCATTCGCGGCCGGGTGCGAAACTTCCGTGACCTCGAGCCGCAGCTCGTCGGCCGGGTCGAGGAGCTCATCGACTTTGTCTCTGTCGGGCACTGA
- a CDS encoding enoyl-CoA hydratase/isomerase family protein, which produces MNADVSEPLILAAREGAITRVTLNRPRAINALNTEMFAGLDAALDAASGSSAIVLDGAGERGFCGGGDIKQIAFGGDPRALFGAEYRVDYRVHASDVPVVAIMDGIAMGGGIGLGGHAAFRIVTERSRLAMPEARIGIMPDVGGHYLLANAPGRLGEYLAITASEMGPADAIALGFADTLIDSARIDELREALAAGGDPAETVARFAVPVPEAPLNAVREWFDPIADAALTRVDAVTDPVGATAALLNGLETSDVPDARQAAEIVRGMCPVSLVVTVSQIARTRAEGLDVRGVLEDDYRIVPRLAVLPNFAEGVRAQLVDKDRNPKWQPKRVEELDAGEIAEILAPHAAGETGLGL; this is translated from the coding sequence ATGAACGCTGACGTTTCCGAACCGCTCATCCTTGCTGCACGCGAAGGCGCGATCACGCGGGTGACACTCAACCGACCGCGCGCGATCAACGCGCTCAACACCGAGATGTTCGCTGGCCTCGACGCGGCGCTTGACGCGGCTTCCGGGTCGAGCGCGATTGTGCTCGACGGTGCCGGCGAGCGAGGGTTCTGCGGCGGCGGCGACATCAAGCAGATCGCCTTCGGGGGTGACCCGCGGGCACTGTTCGGTGCCGAGTATCGCGTCGACTACCGCGTCCACGCCTCCGACGTTCCCGTCGTCGCGATCATGGACGGCATCGCGATGGGTGGCGGGATCGGGCTCGGCGGGCACGCCGCGTTCCGGATCGTCACCGAGCGCAGCCGCCTGGCAATGCCCGAGGCGCGCATCGGCATCATGCCCGACGTGGGCGGTCACTACCTCCTCGCGAACGCCCCGGGCCGGCTCGGCGAATACCTCGCGATCACCGCGAGTGAGATGGGCCCTGCTGACGCGATCGCGCTCGGCTTCGCTGACACGCTCATCGACAGCGCGCGCATCGACGAGCTCCGCGAGGCGCTTGCCGCAGGCGGCGACCCGGCGGAGACCGTCGCCAGGTTTGCTGTGCCGGTGCCCGAGGCACCGCTGAACGCGGTGCGCGAGTGGTTCGACCCGATCGCCGACGCCGCGCTCACCCGCGTCGACGCTGTCACCGACCCCGTCGGCGCGACCGCCGCACTCCTCAATGGCCTTGAAACGAGCGATGTTCCGGACGCCCGTCAGGCCGCCGAGATTGTGCGCGGGATGTGCCCGGTGTCGCTCGTGGTGACCGTCTCGCAGATCGCGCGCACGCGCGCCGAGGGGCTTGACGTGCGCGGCGTGCTCGAGGACGACTACAGGATCGTGCCGAGGCTCGCGGTGCTGCCGAACTTCGCGGAGGGCGTGCGAGCGCAGCTCGTCGACAAAGACCGGAACCCTAAGTGGCAGCCGAAGCGCGTCGAAGAGCTTGACGCGGGGGAAATCGCTGAGATCCTTGCGCCGCACGCCGCGGGCGAGACCGGCCTGGGGCTGTAG
- a CDS encoding asparagine synthase, which translates to MGWFSKRKRQAQPPRRLPKRVLAPVEEIVEQGLLVADVAVRMTVKNAIIMNALKEHADYDEAQILEMVRNALNELAAERERDARHIARVRGEIKDTGRSAWSETEYGNSDSRTLKHRQEVYEQVAAELRARTEDEEYLGSTVERARGLAWAEIGDSLKERASHPYYSGGHDEDYRNNRDDRIQQLIEKDLTSLIKQQTPKPSLKDRIRLKGSK; encoded by the coding sequence TTGGGCTGGTTTTCGAAGCGTAAGCGGCAAGCTCAGCCGCCGCGCCGTCTCCCGAAGCGCGTGCTCGCTCCCGTCGAGGAGATCGTTGAGCAGGGGCTGCTCGTCGCCGACGTCGCCGTTCGGATGACCGTGAAGAACGCGATCATCATGAACGCGCTCAAGGAGCACGCCGACTACGACGAAGCGCAAATCCTCGAGATGGTGCGCAACGCACTGAACGAGCTCGCCGCTGAGCGCGAGCGCGACGCGCGCCACATCGCGCGAGTGCGCGGCGAGATTAAAGACACCGGTCGGAGCGCGTGGAGCGAGACCGAGTACGGCAACAGCGACAGCCGCACGCTGAAGCACCGGCAAGAGGTGTACGAGCAGGTCGCCGCCGAGCTGCGCGCGCGCACGGAAGACGAGGAGTACCTCGGCTCGACCGTCGAGCGCGCCCGCGGGCTTGCGTGGGCCGAGATCGGCGACTCGTTGAAGGAGCGCGCAAGCCACCCGTACTACAGCGGCGGCCACGACGAGGACTACCGAAACAACCGTGACGATCGCATTCAGCAGCTGATCGAAAAGGATCTCACGTCGCTCATCAAGCAGCAGACCCCGAAGCCGAGTTTGAAGGATCGGATCAGGCTTAAGGGCTCGAAGTAG
- a CDS encoding PLP-dependent aminotransferase family protein translates to MTGSGAAGGTRGAPREFPVELDRELEAPLPVQLAAALREAIDVGTLRPAEPVPATRELARRLGVARGVVVAAYEQLIAEGYLVAVHGRGTAVNPELDTAPPQRLERAADDGPGARRREIRPVRDPARDPAAGRGPAAGADSGAPRGRAPLAPGEPIPSAINSPAWRAAWREAASRAHLVAPALGDPRLREEVADHLRRMRATARSAADVIVTAGTREGLGLLLTSLGTTRGRGLVVGVEDPGLPSLRGVAARHGARIVALPTDGEGLDTSRLPEGVLDLVIVTPSHQYPLGGSLPLVRRRELLAWARRGGVVIVEDDFDSELRFTGSPLPTLAALDDDVHGSVVLLGTFSRTVAPSLSAGYLLAPEGIRSMIEPVRRELGGPVSSVVQFALAHYLATGELRRHTARLLRRYAERRDLVSDRLAGARGVRVRPMDGGLHAVIEFIGPDAVALRRREVDVVERTRVAGLGAEPLGGYWQRSGAGMSGLVIGLGGSDDTAFEAGLGALAAVLRESPAPRG, encoded by the coding sequence ATGACTGGATCAGGCGCGGCGGGGGGCACTCGGGGTGCTCCACGCGAGTTCCCTGTCGAACTCGACAGGGAACTCGAAGCGCCCCTGCCCGTGCAACTCGCGGCAGCGCTCCGCGAGGCGATTGACGTCGGTACGCTCAGGCCCGCCGAGCCCGTCCCCGCGACGCGCGAACTCGCCCGCAGACTCGGCGTCGCCCGCGGCGTCGTCGTTGCGGCGTACGAACAGCTCATCGCGGAGGGGTACCTCGTCGCCGTGCACGGGCGAGGCACCGCGGTGAACCCCGAACTCGACACGGCGCCGCCGCAGCGCTTGGAGCGCGCGGCTGACGACGGCCCGGGAGCCAGACGGCGCGAGATACGCCCCGTGCGGGATCCTGCGAGGGATCCTGCCGCAGGTCGGGGTCCCGCGGCTGGTGCGGATAGTGGCGCCCCGCGCGGCAGAGCTCCGCTCGCCCCGGGGGAGCCGATCCCGAGCGCGATCAACAGCCCCGCGTGGCGCGCTGCCTGGCGGGAGGCCGCCTCGCGCGCCCACCTCGTCGCGCCCGCGCTGGGCGACCCGCGCCTGCGCGAGGAGGTTGCAGACCACCTGCGGCGCATGCGCGCGACCGCGCGTTCGGCGGCCGATGTGATCGTGACGGCGGGTACCCGTGAGGGGCTCGGGCTGCTGCTCACCTCCCTCGGCACGACGCGTGGCCGCGGCCTCGTCGTCGGCGTCGAGGACCCGGGCCTGCCGTCGCTGCGCGGCGTGGCCGCCCGGCACGGCGCCCGCATCGTCGCCCTTCCCACCGACGGTGAGGGGCTCGACACGTCGCGGCTGCCCGAGGGCGTGCTCGACCTCGTCATCGTGACGCCGAGCCACCAGTACCCACTCGGCGGGTCGCTGCCGCTCGTGCGGCGCCGAGAACTGCTCGCCTGGGCGCGGCGCGGCGGCGTCGTCATCGTCGAGGACGACTTCGACTCCGAGCTCCGATTCACCGGGAGCCCGCTGCCGACGCTCGCAGCCCTCGACGATGACGTCCACGGCTCGGTCGTGCTGCTCGGCACGTTCTCACGCACGGTCGCACCCTCCTTGTCGGCCGGGTACCTGCTTGCGCCCGAAGGGATCCGATCGATGATCGAGCCGGTGCGCAGGGAACTCGGCGGGCCGGTCTCGTCGGTCGTGCAGTTCGCGCTCGCGCACTACCTCGCGACGGGCGAGCTGAGGCGGCACACCGCGAGGCTGCTCCGCCGCTATGCCGAGCGCCGCGATCTGGTGTCGGACCGGCTCGCCGGCGCGCGCGGGGTCAGAGTTCGGCCGATGGACGGTGGCCTCCACGCGGTCATCGAGTTCATCGGCCCCGACGCGGTCGCGCTCCGGCGCCGCGAGGTCGATGTTGTTGAGCGCACCCGAGTGGCGGGGCTGGGCGCCGAGCCGCTCGGCGGGTACTGGCAGCGGAGCGGAGCGGGCATGTCTGGGCTGGTCATCGGGCTCGGCGGTTCAGACGACACTGCCTTTGAAGCGGGGCTGGGCGCGCTCGCCGCCGTGCTGCGCGAATCTCCTGCTCCGCGCGGGTGA
- a CDS encoding ATP-binding cassette domain-containing protein — translation MNEQHDTVETGATELEVKDLRVSIGGTEILHGISFYLEAGERLGIIGGSGSGKTMTALAIAGLLPREATVSGSVRANGRELLGLSDRELAAIRGDRIGMVFQEPKTALSPFRRLGTQMTEALAIHYHLGRAQRREAALRLARQVGLRDPERIVRAYPHEVSGGQRQRAAIAAAISASPGLLLADEPTTALDVTVQRGILELFTEITDRDECSLVCITHDIAVVNQVAERVLVFADGQIVEQGSVREILERPTHEVTQALIAAAGGEAA, via the coding sequence GTGAACGAACAGCACGACACTGTGGAGACGGGCGCGACCGAGCTCGAGGTCAAGGATCTCAGGGTCTCGATTGGCGGCACCGAGATTCTGCACGGTATCAGCTTCTACCTCGAGGCCGGCGAGCGGCTCGGCATCATCGGCGGCTCGGGCTCGGGCAAGACGATGACGGCGCTCGCAATTGCCGGCCTCCTCCCCCGCGAGGCGACGGTGAGCGGCTCGGTGCGGGCGAACGGGCGCGAGCTGCTCGGGCTGAGCGACCGCGAGCTCGCGGCGATTCGCGGCGACCGCATTGGCATGGTCTTCCAGGAGCCGAAGACAGCGCTGAGCCCGTTCCGTCGGCTCGGAACCCAAATGACGGAGGCGCTCGCGATCCACTACCACCTCGGTCGCGCTCAGCGGCGCGAGGCGGCGCTCAGGCTTGCGCGGCAGGTCGGGCTCCGCGATCCTGAACGTATCGTTCGCGCCTACCCGCACGAGGTGTCGGGCGGCCAGCGGCAGCGAGCGGCGATCGCCGCGGCGATCTCGGCGTCGCCTGGCCTGCTGCTCGCTGACGAACCGACGACCGCGCTCGACGTGACCGTGCAGCGCGGCATCCTCGAGCTGTTTACCGAAATCACCGACCGCGACGAGTGCTCCCTCGTCTGCATCACGCACGACATCGCTGTCGTGAATCAGGTCGCCGAGCGCGTGCTCGTGTTCGCCGACGGGCAGATCGTCGAGCAGGGCAGCGTGCGAGAGATTCTCGAGCGCCCCACCCACGAGGTCACCCAGGCGCTCATCGCAGCGGCAGGAGGGGAAGCCGCATGA
- a CDS encoding Fe-S oxidoreductase translates to MTAPARETPARPQRNLPLAWFGYAYATVVGFIWGSIWSTGAVERVDGLWVFRGMPRWTFGRGGSCVGSCYLTDENVSPAILRHEQVHRRQWRRYGLAMPLLYFLAGRNPLTNRFEVEAGLRDGGYVR, encoded by the coding sequence GTGACGGCCCCGGCACGCGAGACCCCCGCACGACCCCAGCGCAACCTGCCGCTCGCGTGGTTCGGCTACGCCTACGCCACGGTAGTGGGCTTCATCTGGGGCAGCATCTGGTCGACCGGCGCGGTCGAACGCGTCGACGGGCTGTGGGTGTTTCGCGGCATGCCCCGGTGGACCTTCGGCCGCGGCGGCAGCTGCGTTGGCTCGTGCTACCTCACCGACGAAAACGTGAGCCCCGCGATCCTCAGACACGAGCAAGTGCACCGGCGCCAGTGGCGGCGCTACGGCCTCGCAATGCCGCTCCTCTACTTCCTGGCCGGCCGCAACCCCCTCACCAATAGGTTCGAGGTCGAGGCCGGGCTGCGCGACGGCGGCTACGTGCGCTAG
- a CDS encoding ABC transporter substrate-binding protein, with protein MSESNPQPTYTKRKRSKTPIVIGVIIIVGLIAAVAAYFALTRPTEGGDAKKEIAVGLVLEPTSLDIRNDAGVATGQVLIDNVYQGLVGIEPGSIADIVPVLATKMPEVSADGLEYTFTLRSGVTFHSGAELTADDVVASLSGALTADAVGFDAKVEQIDADTVKVVLGEPNSRLLWELAGSAGVILEGGSTDGLQNSANGTGPFEFTRWKQGDSITLDRFADYWGEPAIVDRATFRFFPEGRAAVNALKDGDIDVHTALLSPLRAEFEGNANFEMVRADSADVFTLAYNSARAPFDDPRVRKALSMAINGEALVASQNGDAVQLGSPITEGEPGYVDLTDVNAYDPEAARALLAEAGQSNLSLTITSPNFYDTAALDMVTSQLAEIGVSAKVKPVEFPTWLNDVYSNHDFDLSYVDHAEARDLGNYANPGYYFGYDNPEVQRLYAESIASTDAGAEAKLLEDAARIIAEDAPAKWLFNYTPTNVISTKVSGFPSVNTNARVSLAGVSID; from the coding sequence GTGAGTGAGTCGAACCCGCAGCCGACGTACACGAAGCGCAAGCGCTCGAAGACCCCCATTGTCATCGGCGTCATCATCATTGTCGGCCTCATCGCCGCCGTCGCCGCCTACTTCGCCCTCACCCGCCCCACGGAGGGCGGCGACGCGAAGAAGGAGATCGCGGTTGGGCTCGTGCTCGAGCCCACAAGCCTCGACATTCGTAACGACGCCGGCGTCGCGACGGGCCAGGTGCTCATCGATAACGTCTACCAGGGCCTCGTCGGCATTGAGCCCGGCAGCATCGCCGACATCGTTCCCGTCCTCGCAACGAAGATGCCCGAGGTGAGCGCCGACGGCCTCGAGTACACGTTCACCCTGCGTTCGGGCGTGACGTTCCACTCGGGCGCGGAGCTCACGGCAGACGACGTCGTTGCGTCGCTGAGCGGCGCGCTGACGGCGGACGCCGTCGGGTTCGACGCGAAGGTTGAGCAGATTGACGCTGACACCGTGAAGGTCGTGCTCGGTGAGCCAAACTCGCGCCTCCTGTGGGAGCTCGCTGGCTCGGCGGGTGTCATCCTTGAGGGCGGCTCCACCGACGGGCTGCAGAACTCGGCCAACGGCACCGGCCCCTTCGAGTTCACGCGGTGGAAGCAGGGCGACAGCATCACGCTCGACAGGTTCGCCGACTACTGGGGCGAGCCCGCGATCGTTGACCGCGCAACCTTCCGCTTCTTCCCCGAGGGCCGTGCGGCCGTGAACGCGCTGAAGGACGGCGACATCGACGTCCACACTGCCCTGCTCTCGCCGCTGCGCGCGGAGTTCGAGGGCAACGCGAACTTCGAGATGGTCCGCGCAGACAGCGCTGACGTCTTCACGCTCGCCTACAACAGCGCCCGCGCACCCTTCGATGACCCCCGCGTGCGCAAGGCGCTGAGCATGGCGATCAACGGTGAGGCCCTCGTCGCATCGCAGAACGGCGACGCCGTGCAGCTTGGAAGCCCGATCACCGAGGGCGAGCCCGGCTACGTCGACCTCACCGACGTGAACGCTTACGACCCCGAGGCCGCCCGCGCGCTGCTCGCCGAGGCCGGCCAGTCGAACCTCAGCCTCACCATCACCTCGCCAAACTTCTACGACACCGCGGCGCTCGACATGGTCACCAGCCAGCTCGCGGAGATCGGGGTCTCGGCGAAGGTCAAGCCCGTCGAGTTCCCGACCTGGTTGAACGACGTCTACTCGAACCACGACTTCGACCTCAGCTACGTCGACCACGCGGAAGCGCGCGACCTCGGCAACTACGCCAACCCCGGGTACTACTTCGGGTACGACAACCCCGAGGTGCAGCGCCTGTACGCGGAGTCGATCGCAAGCACCGACGCCGGTGCCGAGGCGAAGCTACTCGAGGACGCCGCCCGCATCATCGCGGAGGATGCCCCCGCAAAGTGGCTGTTCAACTACACGCCGACCAACGTCATCAGCACGAAGGTCAGCGGCTTCCCGAGCGTGAACACCAACGCTCGCGTGAGCCTCGCCGGCGTCTCGATCGACTAG